The Candidatus Margulisiibacteriota bacterium genome has a segment encoding these proteins:
- a CDS encoding family 16 glycosylhydrolase: MDDTTAWERRSGANGDPFNCVFKPDKISFSNDGVLKLFLSKGECAEYRTVKKYSFGFFEVRMRIASGSGLMAGSFFLYTGTYGKPNHHETDIEGKGKDCSIQLNHYGQGKGNHELVLTHDRLGFDPCADFHNYGFKWAQDSITYYIDEKEVHRVTTDIPSQPGQIMTNIWAGTKTVDGWLGAYTPGKTYTTQYDWVRYAPLTAESQPASPPTTASTPLTARPLAPSTASVASVNVLPIKTIQQNNYAYNGGALREENGVYYFSASGSRDPGFGIITGNAPLAGRKTVHFKVRGSVANQENGARLITQVYSDKNNASHPAITYDPVNVTSDWTEVVIFLGNEVEKAQKLQWQLNSNNGSCQIEVKNIRFE; encoded by the coding sequence ATGGACGATACTACTGCCTGGGAACGGAGGAGCGGCGCCAACGGCGATCCCTTCAATTGCGTCTTCAAACCTGATAAGATTTCTTTTTCTAATGACGGCGTATTGAAACTCTTTTTATCGAAAGGTGAGTGCGCGGAATACCGAACAGTCAAAAAATATAGTTTTGGTTTTTTTGAAGTTCGTATGCGCATTGCTAGTGGCAGTGGTCTCATGGCCGGCTCATTTTTCTTATACACCGGGACTTATGGCAAACCCAATCATCACGAGACCGACATTGAAGGCAAAGGCAAAGATTGTTCTATCCAACTAAACCACTATGGCCAGGGGAAAGGAAACCATGAATTAGTTCTAACCCACGATCGGCTGGGGTTTGATCCTTGCGCCGATTTTCATAATTATGGTTTTAAATGGGCACAGGACAGCATTACTTATTATATTGATGAAAAAGAAGTTCATCGGGTCACCACGGATATTCCTTCCCAACCGGGACAAATAATGACCAACATTTGGGCCGGGACAAAAACGGTAGATGGTTGGCTCGGCGCTTACACCCCTGGCAAAACTTACACAACTCAATACGATTGGGTAAGATACGCGCCGCTGACTGCCGAAAGTCAACCGGCATCACCCCCCACCACTGCGTCAACTCCGCTTACAGCAAGACCTTTGGCTCCATCAACAGCCTCTGTCGCTTCGGTCAATGTTCTACCGATCAAGACAATCCAACAAAACAATTACGCCTACAATGGCGGTGCTCTGCGGGAAGAAAACGGGGTTTACTATTTTAGCGCTAGCGGCTCCAGAGATCCTGGTTTTGGCATTATTACCGGAAACGCTCCTCTGGCCGGACGAAAAACCGTCCATTTTAAGGTCCGCGGATCCGTTGCCAATCAGGAAAATGGAGCCAGATTGATCACCCAGGTTTACAGCGATAAGAATAACGCAAGCCACCCGGCGATCACTTATGATCCGGTCAATGTCACCAGCGATTGGACTGAAGTCGTGATCTTCCTGGGCAATGAAGTGGAAAAAGCGCAAAAACTCCAGTGGCAGTTGAACAGCAACAACGGTTCGTGTCAGATCGAGGTCAAAAATATTCGCTTCGAATAA
- the panB gene encoding 3-methyl-2-oxobutanoate hydroxymethyltransferase encodes MAKLNALNIKQAEHKLVMLTAYDFQFARLLDSSGVDIVLVGDSLGNVALGYKDTLPVTMEEMEVHVRAVARGVKRSLVVADMPFGSFQADPITAAANAIRLVKAGADAVKLEGPAHLTAVRKIIEAGIPVMGHLGFTPQSVNLLGYKVQGKERRSADKIMADARALEKSGCFAVVLELVTEALAAKVTKALKIPVIGIGAGEKVDGQVLVTSDLIGLYENPPSFVKKRADVAGTVRRVVGEFIREIRK; translated from the coding sequence ATGGCAAAATTAAACGCGCTCAATATTAAGCAAGCTGAGCATAAGCTGGTCATGCTGACCGCTTATGACTTTCAGTTTGCCAGGCTTTTGGACAGTTCTGGGGTTGATATTGTTCTGGTTGGCGATTCGCTTGGCAATGTCGCCCTTGGTTATAAGGACACCTTGCCCGTGACGATGGAAGAGATGGAGGTCCACGTCCGGGCGGTTGCCAGAGGGGTCAAACGCTCCCTGGTCGTTGCCGATATGCCTTTTGGCTCCTTTCAGGCCGACCCGATAACAGCGGCCGCCAATGCGATCCGTTTGGTCAAAGCGGGCGCAGACGCGGTCAAACTCGAAGGCCCGGCCCATTTAACCGCGGTCCGTAAAATAATTGAAGCCGGGATCCCGGTCATGGGGCATCTTGGTTTTACGCCGCAGTCGGTCAATTTGCTCGGTTATAAGGTCCAGGGAAAAGAGCGGCGGTCGGCCGATAAGATCATGGCTGACGCCAGAGCGCTGGAAAAATCTGGCTGTTTTGCCGTTGTTCTGGAGCTGGTTACCGAAGCCCTGGCCGCGAAGGTGACCAAGGCTTTAAAGATCCCGGTGATCGGGATCGGCGCCGGGGAGAAAGTTGACGGCCAGGTCCTGGTGACCAGCGACCTGATCGGACTTTACGAGAACCCGCCCAGCTTTGTGAAGAAACGGGCTGATGTGGCCGGGACGGTCCGCCGGGTGGTTGGCGAATTTATCAGGGAAATCAGAAAATAG
- a CDS encoding shikimate kinase: MNIILIGFMGSGKSSVGKALAKRLNIEFLDTDELIEGVEGKKISRIFKEEGEDHFRALETDTLKTLKSYEGFVLSAGGGIVLRQENIDLLKEIGKVVLLTAEPDKIHERVGRETHRPLLNVSDPRAEIARLLEKRRPSYQAAADLTIDTTTLSVTEVAEKIIKELKL, encoded by the coding sequence ATGAACATAATTTTGATCGGTTTTATGGGTTCCGGCAAGTCGTCTGTCGGCAAGGCGCTGGCCAAAAGACTGAACATTGAGTTCCTTGATACCGACGAACTGATCGAAGGGGTGGAGGGGAAGAAGATCAGCCGGATCTTTAAAGAAGAGGGGGAAGATCACTTTCGGGCGCTGGAGACCGATACGCTAAAGACATTGAAAAGTTATGAAGGTTTTGTCCTGTCTGCCGGCGGCGGCATAGTTTTGCGCCAGGAAAATATTGACTTGCTCAAAGAGATAGGGAAAGTCGTCCTGCTTACTGCCGAGCCGGACAAGATCCATGAACGGGTCGGGCGGGAGACGCACCGGCCGCTTTTGAACGTTAGCGACCCCCGGGCCGAGATCGCCAGGCTATTGGAGAAACGGCGGCCAAGCTATCAGGCCGCAGCGGATCTGACGATCGATACGACCACTCTTTCGGTAACGGAAGTAGCCGAAAAAATAATTAAGGAATTAAAATTATGA
- the cdaA gene encoding diadenylate cyclase CdaA, which yields MTPEFRWVDLIDIFTVAVFIYYSLLWLQGTRAMTLIRGLIFLIFVYAVGRFIGLYTINWLFEKFAPAVAVMLVVLFQPELRRTLERFGRGRILGLFSLAPVREGSYYVRSVVRGVEQLAEEKVGALIVIERMMGMTEHLESGVRLDAFLSTELLLSIFEPRSPLHDGAVIVQGERIISASCLLPISDSRLLDHRLGTRHRAAVGLSEVSDALVIVVSEKSGIVSVAENGNLIRHLTSELLEEKLFSIYRMEKHRIDLFGWSHGKIKRAQY from the coding sequence ATGACACCTGAATTTCGCTGGGTTGACCTGATCGATATATTTACGGTCGCGGTATTTATATATTACTCGCTCCTTTGGCTCCAGGGGACCAGGGCGATGACCCTGATCCGCGGGCTGATCTTCTTGATCTTTGTTTACGCGGTCGGACGGTTCATCGGCCTTTATACGATCAACTGGCTGTTCGAGAAATTTGCTCCGGCGGTCGCGGTCATGCTGGTCGTTCTTTTCCAGCCGGAACTCCGTCGAACGCTGGAGCGGTTTGGCCGAGGCCGGATCCTGGGGCTTTTTTCCCTGGCTCCGGTCCGCGAAGGAAGCTATTATGTCAGGAGCGTCGTCCGGGGGGTTGAGCAGTTAGCCGAAGAAAAAGTCGGCGCCCTGATCGTTATTGAACGGATGATGGGGATGACCGAACACCTTGAGTCGGGCGTCCGGCTCGACGCTTTTCTTTCGACTGAACTTCTCCTTTCGATCTTTGAGCCAAGGTCCCCTCTGCACGACGGGGCGGTCATTGTCCAGGGGGAAAGGATCATCTCGGCAAGCTGTCTGCTCCCGATCTCCGACAGTCGTCTGCTCGATCATCGATTGGGGACACGGCATCGGGCGGCGGTCGGCCTGTCCGAGGTTTCCGACGCTCTGGTTATCGTCGTTTCGGAAAAGAGCGGGATCGTTTCGGTGGCGGAGAATGGCAACCTGATCAGGCACCTGACCAGCGAACTGCTGGAAGAAAAACTCTTTTCCATTTATCGGATGGAGAAGCACCGGATCGATCTGTTTGGCTGGAGTCATGGCAAAATTAAACGCGCTCAATATTAA
- a CDS encoding tyrosine--tRNA ligase — protein sequence MKNYDEQLELIRRGAVEIIPENELVEKLKLGRPLRIKFGADPSAPDIHMGHTVVLNKLRQFQELGHHIIFLIGDFTAMIGDPSGKSETRKPLSREQVEANAGSYKEQVFRILDKRKTEIVYNSHWLEKMNLMDVFKLSAQYTVARMLERKDFAARFEGEKDISILEFLYPLLQGHDSVHLKADIEIGGTDQKFNLLMGRTLQQKAGQAAQVVLTMPLLEGTDGVQKMSKSLGNYIGITEEPNEIYGKIMSISDQLMIRYYELLTTESLAEIKTAHPMDAKKKLARILVARFYDDRAAAAAEEHFTSVFKKGEVPREVELYTTGHRQLPLLDLLTEAGLAPSRSEAKRLVQQGGVSIDGQIAADEKAVVSLEQERTIKVGKRKFLRVKNV from the coding sequence ATGAAGAACTATGATGAACAGCTGGAGCTGATCAGGCGCGGGGCGGTTGAGATCATCCCGGAGAATGAGCTGGTGGAAAAATTAAAGCTTGGCCGTCCCCTGCGGATCAAGTTTGGGGCCGATCCGTCGGCTCCCGATATCCATATGGGGCACACCGTGGTTTTGAACAAGCTCCGCCAGTTCCAGGAGCTGGGGCATCACATCATATTTTTGATCGGCGATTTTACCGCGATGATCGGCGATCCTTCCGGCAAGTCTGAGACCCGCAAGCCGCTCTCCAGGGAGCAGGTTGAAGCTAACGCCGGATCTTATAAAGAGCAGGTTTTTAGGATCCTCGACAAAAGGAAAACCGAGATCGTCTATAATTCGCATTGGCTGGAAAAAATGAACCTGATGGATGTTTTCAAGCTTTCGGCCCAATACACGGTCGCCCGGATGCTGGAGCGGAAAGATTTTGCCGCCCGCTTTGAGGGGGAAAAGGATATTTCGATCCTGGAGTTTCTTTATCCTCTTCTGCAAGGGCATGATTCGGTCCATCTCAAGGCGGATATCGAGATCGGCGGGACCGATCAGAAATTTAATTTGTTGATGGGACGGACCCTGCAGCAAAAAGCGGGTCAGGCGGCACAGGTGGTCCTGACCATGCCGCTGCTGGAAGGGACCGACGGGGTCCAAAAGATGAGTAAATCGCTCGGCAACTATATCGGCATTACCGAAGAACCCAATGAGATCTACGGCAAGATCATGTCGATCTCGGACCAGCTGATGATCCGCTATTATGAGCTGCTGACGACCGAATCGCTGGCGGAGATCAAAACTGCCCATCCAATGGATGCAAAAAAGAAGCTGGCCCGCATATTGGTAGCCCGTTTTTATGATGATCGCGCGGCGGCGGCGGCCGAAGAACATTTTACCTCCGTTTTTAAAAAAGGGGAGGTCCCCAGGGAAGTTGAACTCTATACCACCGGGCATCGTCAGTTGCCGCTGCTTGACCTGTTGACCGAGGCAGGGCTGGCGCCGTCCCGCTCGGAAGCCAAGCGGCTGGTCCAGCAGGGGGGGGTATCCATAGACGGTCAGATCGCGGCCGACGAAAAAGCGGTCGTCTCGCTTGAACAAGAGCGGACGATCAAGGTCGGAAAACGGAAATTCCTGCGCGTCAAAAATGTCTAA
- the aroB gene encoding 3-dehydroquinate synthase has protein sequence MNKIRVNLKEHSYDVLIGTDILPELGKIVEANNWGKEIFLITDPLVNDLYGDRVSKGFKGKLVTIETKRGENHKTLAEAAKVFDQLVRHGAHRDSLIVALGGGVVGDLAGFVAANYMRGIPYIQVPTTLLAQVDAAIGGKTAVNHPKGKNLIGAFYQPRLVFVDVKSLTSLPARELRTGLAEIVKYGMIKDASFFKFLEENAHHLHTRAFEKEDTLRAAMKLWQTIVVESAKIKAEVVEKDEKEAKLRMILNFGHTFGHAIESLTHYRSYNHGEAVAIGMVAAALVAQKLGILDPNVTARLRQLLDKLGLPSEIKNFPVSKLIAGINIDKKVLGGKVNFVLPEKLGKVIIRDNVPLPIIRKTLLELGAK, from the coding sequence ATGAACAAGATCAGGGTCAATCTAAAAGAGCACAGTTATGATGTTTTGATCGGGACCGATATCCTGCCGGAGCTTGGCAAGATCGTTGAGGCCAATAACTGGGGAAAAGAGATCTTCCTGATCACTGATCCGCTGGTCAATGATCTTTATGGTGACCGGGTCAGCAAGGGGTTTAAAGGGAAGCTGGTGACGATCGAGACCAAACGGGGAGAAAACCACAAGACCCTGGCCGAAGCGGCCAAAGTTTTTGACCAGCTGGTCCGCCACGGAGCCCATCGCGACAGCCTGATCGTCGCGCTTGGCGGCGGGGTCGTAGGAGACCTGGCCGGTTTTGTCGCCGCCAATTATATGAGAGGGATCCCTTATATTCAGGTGCCGACCACCTTGCTTGCGCAGGTTGATGCCGCGATCGGCGGGAAAACCGCGGTCAACCACCCCAAGGGGAAAAACCTGATCGGCGCCTTCTATCAGCCCCGGCTGGTATTTGTCGACGTTAAGTCGCTCACCTCTCTCCCGGCGCGGGAATTGCGGACCGGACTGGCCGAGATCGTCAAATACGGCATGATCAAAGACGCGAGCTTTTTTAAATTTTTGGAAGAGAACGCCCATCATCTTCATACCAGGGCGTTTGAAAAAGAAGATACCCTGCGGGCCGCCATGAAACTTTGGCAAACGATCGTCGTCGAATCGGCCAAGATCAAGGCGGAAGTGGTGGAAAAAGACGAGAAAGAGGCCAAACTTCGGATGATCCTTAACTTTGGTCATACTTTTGGCCACGCGATCGAATCGCTGACCCATTACCGCTCTTATAATCATGGCGAAGCGGTGGCGATCGGCATGGTCGCGGCGGCGCTGGTCGCTCAAAAGCTTGGCATTCTGGACCCGAATGTGACCGCGCGGCTCCGTCAATTGCTCGACAAGCTTGGCTTGCCGTCGGAAATAAAGAACTTTCCGGTCAGCAAGCTTATAGCCGGGATCAATATTGATAAAAAGGTACTGGGGGGGAAGGTCAACTTTGTTCTTCCGGAAAAACTGGGGAAAGTCATCATTCGCGACAACGTGCCGCTGCCAATAATCAGGAAGACGTTGCTCGAACTGGGGGCAAAATGA
- the cimA gene encoding citramalate synthase codes for MLVKLFDTTLRDGAQTEGISFSLEDKLKITKLIDELGVHYIEGGWPGSNPKDIEYFRAVRELKLKQAKIVAFSSTRRPGVKVEDDRNIQTLLAAETPVVSIFGKTWDFHVTDALKTTLEENLAMIKETVAYAKKAGKEVVFDAEHFFDGYRANKEYALKVLKTAEEAGADLLCLCDTNGGTLAYQGEIILNEMKKEINIPFGIHAHNDSECAVSLSGMAVYCGATHVQGTMNGLGERCGNANLCSIIPMLKLKLGAECLSDDQLKKLTEISRHIAEIANLPQSPHQPYVGRSAFSHKGGIHVSAVVKHPGTYEHIKPELVGNERRITVSELSGVSNLLVKAREYKVDLKKDSPEVKKLITMLKELEHAGYSFEEGEASFELLVKRTVGLFKPFFELESFKIETDKEGEKTPVVTANIKLEVKGKQYDAKGMGDGPVNALDDALRKVLENIYPEIKTVKLTDYKVRVLNSQAGTAARVRVLIESADEKDVWNTVGVSTNVIEASWLALVDSFEYKLMKAC; via the coding sequence ATGCTTGTAAAATTATTTGATACCACCCTGCGTGATGGCGCCCAGACCGAAGGGATCAGCTTTTCCCTGGAAGACAAGCTTAAAATAACCAAACTTATCGATGAGCTTGGGGTTCACTATATCGAAGGGGGGTGGCCCGGCTCCAACCCGAAGGATATTGAGTATTTTAGGGCGGTCAGGGAGTTAAAGCTAAAACAGGCGAAGATTGTCGCTTTTTCCTCGACCCGCCGGCCAGGCGTTAAAGTTGAAGATGATAGGAACATCCAAACCTTGCTGGCGGCCGAGACCCCGGTCGTTTCTATCTTTGGCAAAACCTGGGATTTCCACGTGACCGACGCGCTCAAGACGACCCTGGAAGAAAATCTGGCAATGATCAAGGAAACGGTTGCTTACGCCAAGAAAGCGGGGAAAGAAGTCGTTTTTGACGCCGAACATTTCTTTGACGGGTACAGGGCAAACAAAGAATATGCCCTGAAAGTCTTAAAAACGGCGGAAGAAGCGGGGGCCGACCTTCTCTGCCTTTGTGATACTAATGGCGGAACACTTGCTTATCAAGGAGAGATAATCTTAAACGAGATGAAAAAGGAGATTAACATCCCGTTTGGCATCCATGCCCATAACGATTCCGAATGCGCGGTCTCGCTCTCTGGTATGGCGGTCTATTGTGGGGCCACGCATGTCCAGGGGACGATGAACGGGTTGGGGGAACGCTGCGGCAACGCTAACCTTTGTTCCATTATTCCAATGCTCAAGCTTAAGCTTGGCGCCGAGTGCCTCAGCGATGATCAGCTAAAAAAACTGACCGAGATCTCCCGGCATATTGCCGAGATCGCCAACCTGCCGCAATCCCCGCACCAGCCGTACGTCGGCCGCTCCGCCTTTTCCCATAAAGGGGGGATCCACGTCAGCGCGGTGGTCAAGCATCCGGGGACCTACGAACACATCAAACCGGAACTAGTCGGTAACGAACGGAGAATTACCGTTTCTGAACTGTCGGGCGTCAGCAACCTGCTGGTCAAGGCGCGGGAGTATAAAGTCGACCTGAAAAAAGATTCGCCGGAGGTCAAGAAACTGATCACCATGCTGAAAGAACTGGAGCATGCCGGTTATTCGTTTGAAGAAGGGGAGGCTTCGTTCGAGCTTCTGGTCAAGCGGACGGTCGGTTTATTTAAACCGTTTTTTGAACTGGAGTCTTTTAAGATTGAGACCGATAAAGAAGGAGAAAAGACCCCTGTTGTTACCGCTAATATTAAACTAGAGGTCAAGGGAAAACAATACGATGCTAAAGGGATGGGGGATGGGCCGGTCAACGCGTTAGACGACGCGTTGCGCAAAGTACTGGAGAATATTTATCCGGAAATTAAAACGGTCAAGTTGACCGATTATAAAGTTAGGGTTTTAAACAGCCAGGCCGGGACTGCCGCCCGGGTCAGAGTGCTGATCGAATCGGCCGACGAGAAAGATGTTTGGAACACGGTCGGTGTTTCGACCAACGTCATTGAGGCCTCGTGGCTCGCTCTGGTCGACTCCTTCGAATATAAGCTGATGAAGGCCTGCTAA
- a CDS encoding NAD(P)-dependent oxidoreductase, with the protein MSNNYSIGHHVFIAGFSGFLGKALKTGFARNADKLYLQNRSGIFVEEKGAKTPRQISRDPYDQKNLQTALADSQTCLNAVGFPSGYGEISPEIVAKSLAGNLLHTDQLAQTAAETGVKMFISLSSMAVYYQFLSPQVRVANENSPLELPPQLLEMAEAGLARFRAHPSSSALTSGEDVFPQALLENIKNTRLAYSLGKYLAEASVRNWFPPQNSRLLRIANIYIAGDSGQRIIPSFIRKFAAGEDVVVHNLSRNFIYWADFENLLDRIISRTEPPAGPVNVYAPGCTVPLPDLARELGSYFPLSLSRIVLNENISEPDIDFTSRYPDLYAANFTSVTEGLKNVIPLQGEK; encoded by the coding sequence ATGTCTAATAATTATTCGATCGGTCATCATGTTTTTATTGCCGGTTTTTCCGGCTTCCTGGGCAAAGCGCTTAAAACTGGTTTCGCCAGGAACGCTGACAAATTATATTTGCAAAACCGGAGCGGCATTTTTGTTGAAGAAAAAGGAGCAAAGACCCCTCGCCAGATTTCCCGCGACCCCTACGATCAAAAGAACCTGCAAACCGCCCTTGCTGATTCGCAGACCTGCCTGAATGCTGTTGGCTTCCCCAGCGGATACGGAGAAATCAGCCCTGAAATTGTGGCTAAAAGCTTAGCCGGCAACCTTTTACACACCGATCAGCTCGCGCAAACCGCCGCCGAAACCGGGGTAAAAATGTTTATTTCGCTTTCGAGCATGGCGGTCTATTATCAATTTCTTTCTCCGCAAGTCAGGGTGGCAAATGAAAACTCGCCGCTTGAGCTCCCACCCCAACTTCTTGAAATGGCCGAAGCCGGTCTTGCCAGGTTCCGGGCTCATCCGTCAAGTTCAGCCTTGACCAGCGGAGAGGACGTTTTCCCCCAAGCCTTGCTGGAAAACATCAAAAACACTCGCCTCGCTTACTCTCTAGGAAAGTATCTGGCCGAAGCCAGCGTGAGAAATTGGTTTCCGCCTCAAAACAGCAGGCTCCTTCGGATAGCCAATATTTATATTGCGGGAGACAGTGGGCAGCGCATTATCCCTTCGTTCATCAGAAAATTCGCCGCCGGCGAGGACGTGGTAGTTCACAACCTCTCCCGTAATTTTATTTACTGGGCTGATTTTGAAAACTTATTGGACCGCATCATCTCCCGGACCGAGCCGCCGGCCGGCCCGGTCAATGTTTATGCCCCGGGGTGCACGGTCCCGCTCCCTGACCTGGCAAGGGAATTGGGGTCATACTTCCCCCTCTCTCTCTCCCGCATTGTTCTCAATGAAAACATCTCCGAACCGGATATTGATTTTACTTCGCGATACCCGGACCTTTACGCGGCAAACTTCACTTCAGTAACCGAAGGGCTCAAAAATGTCATTCCCCTTCAAGGAGAAAAATAA
- the holA gene encoding DNA polymerase III subunit delta — MSNQLHLIYGDERLLVEEKISAFKRSVADPSLDLEILEGEISPAVLSSALQTQTLLGGDKVVIIRDIEISPENQADLIAPLRDLPPGVTAVFHFSAIDKRMKFFKFLAERAEVTECRSFAPWETDQLAEWITERGKKLGKKISSPAADLLIEVCGTDLAFLANELDKLATYVGESGEITPADVKAAASQGEVNVFALVDALRHKDLTLALTLFQNLLYNRVELLPLLGLLRTQYRLMFQIKALPGRDRNPYSVAKAIGASQFNVRKCLETIDRFSLDELKNNIIVLLDTNLKLKSGASQAVVFEILLTTLCGA; from the coding sequence ATGTCTAATCAACTCCATTTGATCTACGGCGACGAACGGCTGCTGGTCGAAGAAAAAATATCCGCTTTTAAAAGATCGGTGGCCGATCCTTCCCTCGATCTCGAAATCCTTGAAGGCGAAATTTCCCCCGCCGTATTAAGCTCGGCCCTGCAGACCCAAACCCTTTTAGGGGGGGATAAGGTCGTCATAATCAGGGACATTGAAATATCCCCGGAAAATCAGGCCGATCTTATCGCTCCTCTGCGCGATCTTCCGCCGGGAGTAACCGCGGTGTTCCATTTTTCCGCGATCGACAAGCGGATGAAGTTCTTTAAGTTCCTGGCCGAGAGGGCGGAGGTGACCGAATGCCGCTCTTTTGCGCCGTGGGAGACCGATCAGCTGGCAGAATGGATCACGGAGCGGGGAAAAAAACTCGGCAAAAAAATATCATCCCCCGCGGCCGATCTTTTGATCGAGGTCTGCGGGACTGACCTGGCTTTCTTAGCCAATGAGCTCGATAAGCTGGCAACTTATGTCGGGGAATCTGGAGAGATCACCCCGGCCGATGTAAAGGCGGCCGCCTCACAGGGAGAGGTCAACGTCTTTGCCCTGGTTGACGCTCTAAGGCATAAAGATCTGACGCTGGCGCTGACGCTTTTCCAGAACTTGCTTTATAACCGGGTAGAGCTGTTGCCCCTGCTGGGGCTGCTTAGGACGCAGTACCGCTTGATGTTCCAGATCAAGGCTCTTCCCGGCCGTGACCGCAACCCCTACAGCGTAGCCAAGGCGATTGGGGCGAGCCAGTTTAACGTTAGAAAATGCCTGGAAACGATCGACCGTTTTTCCCTGGACGAATTAAAGAACAACATCATAGTTCTTCTGGATACTAACCTGAAATTAAAGTCCGGAGCGTCGCAGGCGGTTGTATTTGAAATACTGCTGACCACGCTCTGCGGAGCGTGA
- the lysA gene encoding diaminopimelate decarboxylase, whose protein sequence is MPKTAQINASGHLEVGGCDLLDLAREFGTPLYVLDEETIRRQCQAYMSAFREHYPNGEVVFASKALCAVGAVKVIASEGLGFDVSSGGELFTVLKAKADPKKIYFHGNNKSPKEIEEGLKAGVGRFVIDNQDELVNLAGITDKLNKDASVLVRVNPGIEAHTHEFIQTGKIDSKFGVPLDQLDELIKKIGQHKRIKLAGFHAHIGSQIFDVEPFVAEAKLLVSLTQKYKTDELSLGGGIGIPYLSGETAPNIKEFAKKISAELIGKTKAKLIIEPGRSIVGLAGITLYTIGAVRDIPGVRKYLIVDGGMSDNPRFILYQAKYEAFLARDPQAARSETVTIGGRFCESGDLIIKDGQLPPAKAGDVLAIACTGAYNYSMASNYNRVPRPAMIMVGGGQAKKIVKRESYEDMIKNDT, encoded by the coding sequence ATGCCCAAAACCGCGCAAATAAACGCTTCCGGACATCTGGAGGTCGGCGGCTGTGATCTGCTTGATCTGGCCAGAGAATTTGGGACCCCTCTCTATGTTTTGGACGAAGAAACTATCCGTCGGCAGTGCCAGGCTTATATGAGCGCCTTTCGCGAGCATTACCCGAACGGTGAAGTTGTTTTTGCCAGTAAAGCCCTTTGCGCGGTCGGAGCTGTCAAGGTCATTGCTTCCGAAGGGCTGGGGTTTGATGTTTCATCAGGCGGAGAGCTTTTTACCGTTCTGAAGGCGAAAGCCGATCCAAAAAAGATCTATTTTCACGGTAATAATAAATCGCCAAAAGAGATCGAAGAGGGGCTTAAAGCGGGTGTTGGCCGATTTGTGATCGACAACCAAGATGAGCTGGTCAATCTTGCGGGGATAACCGACAAGCTTAATAAAGATGCTTCGGTTCTGGTCCGGGTCAATCCCGGGATCGAAGCTCATACTCATGAATTTATCCAAACCGGCAAGATCGATTCCAAGTTTGGGGTTCCCCTGGATCAACTTGATGAGCTGATCAAAAAGATCGGTCAACATAAACGGATCAAGCTGGCCGGCTTTCATGCGCATATCGGCTCGCAGATCTTTGACGTTGAGCCGTTCGTTGCTGAAGCAAAACTACTGGTCTCTTTGACACAAAAATATAAGACGGATGAACTAAGCCTGGGGGGAGGGATTGGGATCCCTTATTTAAGCGGTGAAACAGCCCCCAATATTAAGGAATTTGCCAAGAAGATCTCAGCAGAGCTTATTGGCAAGACAAAAGCTAAATTGATTATAGAACCAGGCCGCTCGATTGTCGGGCTGGCCGGGATAACATTGTATACGATAGGTGCGGTTCGCGATATTCCAGGCGTCAGAAAATATCTGATCGTTGACGGCGGGATGTCCGATAACCCGCGCTTTATCTTGTATCAGGCGAAGTATGAAGCTTTTTTGGCGCGCGACCCGCAGGCGGCCAGGAGTGAAACTGTGACGATCGGGGGGCGGTTTTGCGAATCGGGAGACCTGATCATCAAGGATGGCCAACTCCCGCCGGCAAAAGCTGGCGATGTTTTAGCGATTGCCTGCACAGGCGCGTATAATTATTCAATGGCCTCCAATTACAACCGGGTCCCCCGTCCGGCCATGATCATGGTAGGGGGCGGCCAAGCTAAAAAAATCGTTAAACGAGAAAGTTATGAGGATATGATCAAAAATGACACCTGA